A genomic window from Promicromonospora sukumoe includes:
- the dnaN gene encoding DNA polymerase III subunit beta: protein MKFRVERDVLADAVTWTARTLPTRPPAPVLAGVRIEADAQGVINLASFDYETSARSEIPAEVAEPGTVLVSGRLLAEISRALPNKPVDVVLEGSKVIVTCGASRFTLLTMPVDEYPALPGLPDVSGTVSGDAFTHAVAQVTVAASRDDTLPLLTGVRVEIEGERITLLSTDRYRLALRELTWTPATPGFSAVALVRARTLNDVAKSLGSGGGLVNVGLSTGQGLDLVGFEAGGRQTTSQLVDGDYPAVRRLFPDSTPIHAVVATAPLIEAAKRVSLVAERNTPIRLSFSEGQVVLDAGQGDDAQASEALEAVLVGEDIAVAFNPQFLLDGLGALGTDFVRLSFTHPNKPVEFTGQGSLDGEDDSAYRYLLVPIRFTG from the coding sequence ATGAAGTTCAGGGTCGAGCGCGACGTCCTCGCCGATGCCGTGACATGGACCGCTCGCACGCTCCCCACGCGTCCCCCGGCTCCCGTGCTCGCCGGTGTGCGCATCGAGGCGGACGCACAGGGCGTGATCAACCTCGCGAGCTTTGACTACGAGACGTCGGCACGCTCCGAGATCCCGGCCGAGGTCGCGGAGCCGGGCACCGTGCTGGTCTCCGGCCGTCTCCTCGCGGAGATCTCCCGGGCGCTCCCCAACAAGCCGGTGGACGTCGTCCTCGAGGGCAGCAAGGTCATCGTCACCTGCGGCGCCAGCCGGTTCACACTCCTCACCATGCCTGTGGACGAGTACCCCGCGCTGCCGGGGCTCCCCGACGTCAGCGGCACCGTCTCGGGCGACGCGTTCACCCACGCCGTCGCACAGGTCACCGTCGCCGCGAGCCGCGACGACACGCTCCCCCTGCTGACCGGCGTCCGCGTCGAGATCGAGGGCGAGCGCATCACGCTCCTGTCCACGGACCGCTACCGACTCGCGCTGCGCGAGCTGACGTGGACCCCGGCGACCCCGGGCTTCTCCGCCGTCGCGCTCGTCCGGGCACGCACGCTCAACGACGTCGCCAAGTCGCTCGGCTCGGGCGGCGGCCTCGTGAACGTCGGTCTGTCCACAGGCCAGGGCCTCGACCTCGTGGGTTTCGAGGCCGGCGGTCGACAGACCACGTCCCAGCTCGTCGACGGCGACTACCCCGCCGTCCGCCGGCTGTTCCCCGACAGCACCCCCATCCACGCCGTGGTCGCCACCGCGCCGCTGATCGAGGCGGCGAAGCGTGTGAGCCTGGTGGCGGAGCGCAACACGCCCATCCGGCTCTCGTTCAGCGAGGGTCAGGTCGTGCTGGACGCCGGCCAGGGCGACGACGCACAGGCGTCCGAGGCCCTGGAGGCGGTCCTGGTCGGTGAGGACATCGCGGTCGCGTTCAACCCGCAGTTCCTCCTCGACGGGCTCGGCGCCCTGGGGACGGACTTCGTCCGCCTGTCCTTCACGCACCCGAACAAGCCGGTCGAGTTCACCGGTCAGGGCAGCCTGGACGGCGAGGACGACTCCGCGTACCGGTACCTGCTGGTCCCGATCCGCTTCACCGGCTGA
- the recF gene encoding DNA replication/repair protein RecF (All proteins in this family for which functions are known are DNA-binding proteins that assist the filamentation of RecA onto DNA for the initiation of recombination or recombinational repair.), with product MYVSHLSLLDFRSYASADVELEPGVNAFVGRNGRGKTNLVEAIGYVATLGSHRVATDAPLVRSGAERAVVRTRIVRGDRASTVELEITQGKANRARINRGQPVRARDVLGVLRTVLFAPEDLALVKGDPDGRRRFMDQLLVLMMPRVSAVLSDYERVLRQRSALLKSARSARRSGGSARSESSAAAELATLDVWDAKLAELGAEILSLRVQLVHALRPAVAAAYEQVSDADGDAEIAYRSSLPALSTDNPPELSTGSGDNFSDVGSLRDLLLEALVAARPQELERGVSLVGPHRDDLVLTLGGLPAKGYASHGESWSFALALRLASFRLLGGDPQNSADSPTFWDPDLGTDADPVLILDDVFAELDVRRRQRLADLVLPARQVLVTAAVPEDIPAALDGVRFHVEPGTVTRD from the coding sequence ATGTACGTCTCCCACCTCTCCCTGCTGGACTTCCGGTCGTACGCGTCGGCCGACGTGGAGCTCGAGCCCGGGGTCAACGCCTTCGTAGGGCGCAACGGCCGGGGCAAGACCAACCTCGTCGAGGCGATCGGCTACGTCGCGACCCTTGGCTCGCACCGCGTCGCGACGGACGCACCCCTGGTGCGTTCGGGCGCGGAGCGGGCGGTGGTGCGGACGCGGATCGTCCGGGGCGACCGGGCGAGCACGGTCGAGCTGGAGATCACCCAGGGCAAGGCGAACCGCGCACGGATCAACCGGGGCCAGCCCGTACGGGCGAGGGACGTGCTGGGGGTCCTGAGGACGGTCCTGTTCGCCCCCGAAGACCTCGCCCTGGTGAAGGGCGACCCGGACGGCCGACGGCGCTTCATGGACCAGCTGCTGGTCCTGATGATGCCGAGGGTGTCCGCCGTGCTCTCCGACTACGAGCGGGTCCTGCGTCAGCGGTCCGCGCTCCTCAAGTCGGCGCGGTCCGCACGGCGGTCCGGCGGGTCGGCGCGGTCCGAGAGCTCGGCCGCGGCGGAGCTGGCGACGCTCGACGTCTGGGACGCCAAGCTGGCCGAGCTGGGCGCGGAGATCCTGTCGTTGCGCGTTCAGCTGGTGCACGCGCTGCGGCCCGCGGTCGCCGCGGCGTACGAGCAGGTGAGTGATGCCGACGGCGACGCGGAGATCGCCTACCGGTCGTCGCTGCCGGCGCTCTCGACCGACAATCCACCGGAGTTGTCCACAGGCTCTGGGGATAACTTTTCGGACGTCGGAAGCCTCCGTGACCTGCTGCTCGAGGCACTCGTCGCGGCCCGGCCGCAGGAGCTCGAGCGCGGGGTCAGCCTGGTCGGACCGCACCGCGACGACCTCGTCCTGACCCTCGGCGGACTGCCCGCGAAGGGGTACGCGAGCCATGGCGAATCGTGGTCGTTCGCCCTGGCGCTACGTCTCGCATCGTTCCGTCTGCTGGGCGGAGATCCGCAGAATTCGGCGGATTCACCCACTTTCTGGGACCCCGATCTCGGCACCGACGCGGACCCTGTCCTCATCCTCGACGACGTGTTCGCGGAGCTCGACGTGCGGCGCCGGCAACGGCTCGCGGACCTGGTGCTCCCGGCCCGTCAGGTGCTCGTGACGGCGGCCGTGCCGGAGGACATCCCGGCGGCTCTCGACGGCGTACGGTTTCACGTGGAACCCGGGACGGTGACCCGT